TCTGAATCCAATTCTGATATCCCTTTTCTCCGGCCTGCTGCTTTAACTCCTGAATTTCTTTTTCTAAGGTGTGAATATAAGTTCTGATTTTTGTAATCTCTAAAAAAGAGGATGTTTTCATATTAATTTCCGTCACTTTTTTAGACAAATCCATTTTCAGTTTCTGAAAAGTCTTGTTCTCTGCCATCTCGCTTCCTCCTGTGTGCTTTTATAGGCTTACTATACGTCACAGAACCTGAAAAGTCAATTCGTAATCCAGGTTCCTGACTTTTTCTCCATAGCTTGCTCCATTTTGTCCAGGGAAGTAATAATAGCTTTTGCATCTCCTTCACTGTTTTTAATAAAGCTGCAGGCAGATTCTACCTTAGGGCCCATGCTGCCCTCTGGAAATTGTCCCTCTGCCATGTACTTTTCCACCTCATTTAAGGTCATAGTATCCAGCTGTTTTTCATCTGGCTTTCCGTAATTGACAGATACCTTTTCCACACCTGTAAGGAGCAGCAAATACTCAGCGCCGATTTGATGGGCCAGAAGGGCGGAGGCTCTGTCCTTGTCAATAACAGCCTCCACGCCTTTTAATTTGCCGTCTGCCTGGCGGATTACAGGGATTCCTCCTCCTCCCACGCAGATTACAATATATCCGGCGTCGCTTAAAGTGCGGATCACGTCGTTTTCTACAATTTCTAAAGGTTTGGGGGAGGGCACTACTCTTCTGTATCCTCTTCCGCTGTCCTCAACCATTATATATCCGTGCTCCTCCTCCAGCTGCCTGCTGTCCTCCTGAGAGAAAAACGGGCCAATAGGCTTTGTAGGCCGCTTAAAAGCAGGATCATCTTTATCCACCACTGTCTCTGTAATAACAGTAGCCACCTTTTTGTCTATTCCAAGCTCTGACAGTCTGTTTTGAATGGACTGTTCCAGAATATATCCAATACTTCCAGAAGTCTCCGCCCCGCATACATCTAAGGTATGTTCCGGCACAATAGGTTTTCCGGCTTCATTTTTAATTAAAAGATTCCCCACCTGGGGGCCGTTTCCATGGGTAAGCACCACATGATACCCTTTCTGGATCAGATGAATAATGGAATCACAGACCATAGCCACATTGGCAAATTGCTCCTCAAGTGTTCCCTTTTGATTATTCTGGGTAATTGCATTACCGCCGATTGCAACAACTACTGTTTTTTCCATATCAACATTTCCTCTCTTAAATAATTACAAGCCACAAAAACACGAATACTCCTACTCCGACAGCCATTGCCAATGAAATGGGAAGTACCTTTTTAAGCACTGCTCCCTCCTGGCCCTGAATGCCTCCTGTAGTAGTTCCCAGCACAATATTTCCCGGACACATGGTAGCTCCAATGGCTCCTCCTGCCGTCTGAGCTCCTAAAATAGCCGCTACGTTTAGGCCTAACAGCTGGGCCGTCGTCTGCTGAAAGCCGCTGAATAAAATATTGGACGCCATATTGCTGCTGGTCATAAAAGAGCCCAGCATTCCTACAATGGGGGACAGCACCGCATAGCCCTGGCCCAGCACGTTGGCAATTCCCTGGGCCATAACAGAGGTCTGGCCTGTGCCCCCCATAATTCTGGACATTACAATAAATCCTGTTACTGCAATGGCTGAGGGGACCGTTTTTTTGTTGGCCCTTTTTAAAGCAGCCTTTCCCCCTCCATTTTTAATCCAGCCGTGGCGGCTGAAATAAAAGTATCCAAATACTGCGGCCAAAAATAAGAACAGTCCGGCGTGGGTGAAAGGCGCCTGGGGAGAAAAGCTTTCTACCGCCTGGTTCACAAACCCATAGCCTGTTTCAGTTTCCGGGAATGAAAGGCCTACCTGCCAAATACTTAAAACCTTTTTTACAGGTCCTACTAAAAGTACAAATAAGGTAATGCCTGTCATCACATAATAAGGGGAAAACGCCTGGTGAAGAGACATATCGGCAGGACTATCATCCTCCTGGATTCCTCCCTCCCTGCTTCTGTCCATTACCTGACTGTCCTGAATTTTCCAGGGCTGAGAGTACATTTTCATTTTGCTTAATAAAAGTACTGCCACAAGAGAAAGACAGCACGGCAGGAAACATGCCAGGGTGGAATTAATAAAGCTCATCACCACCTGGCCGCCTCCCTGGATTACAGAAATAACGGCCACTGCCAAAAATCCTTTTTTCAAAGCTTCCCACTTGCCGTAATACCAGCAAATTGCAATTCCTGTAATAAAGTTCCAAACCCAAATCAGCACTGTGGCCCACAAGGCTGTCTGGATTAAAGTTGTCTGGTCTGACCCGATTCCTGTCTGCAGCACCAGGGCGTCCCACGCCACTGCTAAGGTCCCGTATGTGTTGCCCCAGGCATGGCCCAAAAGGCAAAGCACAATGGCCCAAAGAGGATTTACCCCAATGCCGATTAAAAGAGGCGTTCCCACAGCTACAGGCACCCCAAAGCCTGTAATTCCCTGAAGGAAGCTGACAAATACTCTGGCAAGTATTAAAATCTGCAAAAGCTCATTGGGAGTCATTTTCTGCATTCCTTTTCTAAACACCTGAAATGCGTTGGCTTCATTTACCATTTCATATAGAAGAATGGCCGTCCACACTACTACCAGCACCACCATGGCGCTCCACATTCCCTTTACCGCCTCATAAGCCAACAGCACGGGACCGGCCTTGTAAACAGTAATGGAGGTAATCACTGAAATAAGCAGCCCTACAGGCGCCGCCTTTAAGGCCGGCACCTGGAATTTCACCATCATCACCAGCAGGGCCCCAATTGGCAGCACAGCGATCAGCCAAGTAAATATTGTTACAGGTACGTTCATATTGTTATCCTTCCTTTTTTCACATCTTCCCCATTTTCTTCAGTCCTATTAACAGCCCCAGCAATGTATCCCAGCCTGAGGTATGGCCCAGGCTTTTTATACTTTCTATATAAGGTTTTGCTGCTTCTTTATGAACCAGACACTCTAAAAGCTTTTTAAAGTCCCAATTTACATACCCCCAAAATAAAGCCTTGTAATAATTCAGACTTACCTCCGTGGTATTTCCAGACACATGGCTGATTAAAATTTCCTCCACCTGGCGGTGAAGGCCTGCTGCCTTTAACAGTCCTGTATAGCCTAATAAAATGTCGTCCCCTGAAGGAGTCAGCCCCATTCCTCTTCCCACTAAGTAAAGGACTGCCTGCTTTAGTTCTGTTCTATTCCCCTTTATTAGGCCTTCACAGCAGGTTTTAAATTTTTCTGATTCTGTGTCTAAGCCTGCATGTGATTTTAGATCCATACATTCCAGAAGCATTTGCACATCCTCATATAAATTTTTCTCTTTTACATTTATAATGGGAATCTGCAAATCCTTTTGTATAAAATCATCCAGCTTTAAGCAAAACTGCTGGTTTTTTCCGTAAATCCACAGGCCGTCTTTTTTTAAAAAAGCCTGGTGATTTTCACAGCAGGAATCTAAAATCTTTCTCAGCTCCCCCTCTTCCACTCCTATCCCAAAGCAGCAAAGAGGCTTTTTCAGGCTGCCAACGTGAATCATCCCACTGGGAAATACTAAATTGAAGCTAGATTTATATATCCCCTGAATAGAACCAGAGGCAAAAATTTTTCCTTGTCCTCTTTCCCAGGCGCCAATCTGCCCTTTAAAAGAGGCGGGGAGCATATTACTAAGCTCCCCATTCTCTATCACCCTCATACAATAATTAAATAATTCCTAAATGCTCTGCATAAGCAATTAACGCTTTTTCAAAGCAGCCGTAAGGCGCTCTTACTGTACCTGCGCCTACCTGGCCCACTCCGGCCTCCTTGTGAGCGATTCCCGTGTTGATTAAAGGAGTAATTCCTGTTGCCACAACCTTTCTGATATCAATGCCTAAAGGCGTGCCTTTAAAATCCCACGTTGGAATTGTAAAGTTTGGATTGTGGGTAATGCAGATTTCCTCCATCTCATTAGAAACCTTTAATGCGTCCTCAAATCCGCCTGCTCCTACAAATCTGGTAACTCCGGGAGCTGCAACCATAGCCATTCCGCCTACGCCTACGGTTTCCGTAATGGCGCTGTCTCCAATGTCAGGAT
The window above is part of the Lachnoclostridium edouardi genome. Proteins encoded here:
- a CDS encoding oxamate carbamoyltransferase subunit AllH family protein: MRVIENGELSNMLPASFKGQIGAWERGQGKIFASGSIQGIYKSSFNLVFPSGMIHVGSLKKPLCCFGIGVEEGELRKILDSCCENHQAFLKKDGLWIYGKNQQFCLKLDDFIQKDLQIPIINVKEKNLYEDVQMLLECMDLKSHAGLDTESEKFKTCCEGLIKGNRTELKQAVLYLVGRGMGLTPSGDDILLGYTGLLKAAGLHRQVEEILISHVSGNTTEVSLNYYKALFWGYVNWDFKKLLECLVHKEAAKPYIESIKSLGHTSGWDTLLGLLIGLKKMGKM
- the arcC gene encoding carbamate kinase, with translation MEKTVVVAIGGNAITQNNQKGTLEEQFANVAMVCDSIIHLIQKGYHVVLTHGNGPQVGNLLIKNEAGKPIVPEHTLDVCGAETSGSIGYILEQSIQNRLSELGIDKKVATVITETVVDKDDPAFKRPTKPIGPFFSQEDSRQLEEEHGYIMVEDSGRGYRRVVPSPKPLEIVENDVIRTLSDAGYIVICVGGGGIPVIRQADGKLKGVEAVIDKDRASALLAHQIGAEYLLLLTGVEKVSVNYGKPDEKQLDTMTLNEVEKYMAEGQFPEGSMGPKVESACSFIKNSEGDAKAIITSLDKMEQAMEKKSGTWITN
- a CDS encoding L-lactate permease; its protein translation is MNVPVTIFTWLIAVLPIGALLVMMVKFQVPALKAAPVGLLISVITSITVYKAGPVLLAYEAVKGMWSAMVVLVVVWTAILLYEMVNEANAFQVFRKGMQKMTPNELLQILILARVFVSFLQGITGFGVPVAVGTPLLIGIGVNPLWAIVLCLLGHAWGNTYGTLAVAWDALVLQTGIGSDQTTLIQTALWATVLIWVWNFITGIAICWYYGKWEALKKGFLAVAVISVIQGGGQVVMSFINSTLACFLPCCLSLVAVLLLSKMKMYSQPWKIQDSQVMDRSREGGIQEDDSPADMSLHQAFSPYYVMTGITLFVLLVGPVKKVLSIWQVGLSFPETETGYGFVNQAVESFSPQAPFTHAGLFLFLAAVFGYFYFSRHGWIKNGGGKAALKRANKKTVPSAIAVTGFIVMSRIMGGTGQTSVMAQGIANVLGQGYAVLSPIVGMLGSFMTSSNMASNILFSGFQQTTAQLLGLNVAAILGAQTAGGAIGATMCPGNIVLGTTTGGIQGQEGAVLKKVLPISLAMAVGVGVFVFLWLVII